ACGAGTATTTCCTTTGAATGGCTTCTCTAAAACTCGTTATAATTTGGTTGAAAATTGTGTGATTTGAATGCGATTCTAACAGAACTATGTAGTGGAGTAAATAGTTGGAGAAATCAGGAGATCTCTTGGGCGCTGGTTTCTCCATACCTGTTGTTGTGTACTGGGACTCAACCGGATTATCACAAGAGTTGCATGCTGGTGATGTGGTGTTTGTTGATTCACACTTCATGTACGATCTACTATGACCGACCCATGTTACTTGAACACAAATCATCCCAATGCCATCCATCCCACGCTCTCCAGTTTTTCCCTTCTTGCCGCGAGTACCAGACCTTCCATTTTgattttgcatttgaatttcaGATGAGTCTCCCAACTGAATCAACTTTTGGTCTCCCGGGTAGCCTCCGATTCCTGCTTCTCCGCCAAAACCTCCAGctcctccttcaccaccacAGTCACCTTCTTCTATGATCACTCTGACTCCTGCATCAACATTCTCACACTTATTGGGTTGCTTTTTAGATTGAGGATATAATCTGAAAACCCTTTCAACAGCATTTGGAGCCAGgcatttattcatatttgatGTTTCTACTCCTCTATCAAACTTATAACTTTGACTGTAGAGTCccgatttcaatttttcagctGCATCTCTTCCGGCCGGACCTCTCATTCCTCTTGCTCCATCTGTTCCCTGCCCCCCTCTCCCACCATTCGACTCAATCAGCAGATTTTTGCCATTCACAAACTGCAAACCAATTCCAAAAAAGTTGCCTCCATTACCCCCTGGCAGACCTGGTCTCCCATCTGTGCCATTACCCCCTGGCAGACCTGGTCTCCCATCTGTCCCATTACCCCCTGGCAGACCTGGTCTCCCATCTGTGCAATTACACCCTGGCAGACCTGGTCTCCCATCTGTGCCATTATCGACGTCACCATAATGGTGAGCTCCTCCGTTCTGACCACTCAGCACTATCCTCCTTTGTCCAATAACTTCCCATTTAGGTGACACCACAAACATATCCACTCCTCTGAAGATATCCACGGTGTCCTCATCCATGTAAACTGCATCAACAGCTAGGGAGAGCAACTTCTTTCACAGTGATGTTGTTACAGTGGGATTCAATCAaatgttttgaatttatttctgtaagacaaatttgaaatcctTCAACTATGAGTCTCCCATCTTCATCACAAGTAATATTACTTGGTTTTAGTAATGTATTCGTCACACTTTCAAGCTCCAGCGTTTTTCTGATGTTTCCTCGTGCGTCAATGAAATTGGTTCAAATTTGTTGCTCCAGTGACGTCCACAAATAGATCCATCAACTCATCTGTCAATATAGAACCTTCGTGGAAAAGTCTCGAGTGAATCTCTGTCTTGTTCCTTTGTATCTTATAGCTTGATAGTCCACTGATGAAGTTATTAAGAGTCCTGTACCATTGCAGCTCATCTTGCACAGATTCCTTCAATTGTCTCATGGCAATTGACCATGCTCTTGATGGTGAAATCGACATTGGCATTTCGTCAACGAAATTCAGAATTAATTCCTCATATTTCGCAAGCACATTCACTAGTTCATTAGAGTTCATATGTGCTGTTATTCTCTGttcagaaatgaaattattaaccTTCTCCAAAAACACATCATAGTTTCTTGCCTCATCAAGGTTATCTGATAACTGCTTCAAAGCattattaaatgattcaaaatcTGTCAACACTTGATGAAAACTTGTGTAgttctgaattttttgaacCACAAATTCATTCAGTTCAAGAAACAGCCTTATGATTTCATGTATGATGTCGTCAATTGTGAGTTTCAAGAGGCATTCTAGATACACTTTTGCTTCATTGGACATAGTGAAGTGGAAGTCATTCTTCTGCACCTGAACAGCATTCAAGTTGATGATGGTTTTTGTGAGTGATTCCTTGTTCTGATTGAGCAATGGCATACTCATGAGTGACCCTGACTTGTGTGGGCGACGGAAGACACTTATTCTAGCTGCTTTGCCATTTTTGTCTCTGGTTTGAAGACTTTGTAGTAGCTTTATCACTTTCTGATAGAAATCTCGCtcactttttccaattttctgaTTAAGCTTTCTTACTATAGATATCTCTGTATGATTCAAGTAATCCATGATTCTTTCAATATGCATTTCCTCTGTTATCAATTCAGGTACTGAACCATCATCTCCTTCATCTGGCATTCTAAATCTAAAAGGTAATTTAGATGCAATAAGCACAATGTGATCTTTATACCTATCAATATCGACTAAGAAATCAGTAAGGTGTCTAAGAGTGTCCATGAAATTTACTTTGGATTTGCTATACTGTAGAGATCCATATTCCTCAATTAGTAGAATCTTCACATTTTTGAACTTGCTGGTTACAGACCTCATGACATCCATGGAGACAATCTCATGTACAGAGCTGCGAGAGTCGTGGAATCCCGGTGAGTCACAGAAGTTGATGGTTGCATTATAGCTGACAAGTTCAGGATAGAGAGTGAAAGACTCAGTCTCAGATGTTCCAATTTTCTCTCCATCTTCAATTATGTACTCGGATGTTTTCCATATCATCTTTTTCGACTGCAGTTTGGGATTTTCGGACAGAAACTGGATCAAACTGGTTTTGCCAGCGCCAGCCTTACCCAGCACCAGTATGGTTTCATCAGCTGCTGACAGGTCGTTCTGCTTCAGTGCAACGAGTTTGCCATCAGCCAGCGTTTTCGTGATCAGTGGAATTTGTTCTTGAATGAAGACTGATTCAGCCTGGCAGTCCAAGTGTTGTCTAGAGCCTTTAACTCCAATGCCCtgcatacaaaaaaaaaatgtattcataatggattgaattgaatttattcccAAAAATCACAAATACATATCAGTACAATATAATTACTAgaaattaatagaaacaatatgaaaacttgaagtaccctttattattgaaagctctaaaatattttaacgtcttgaaaatgacctatggtcgaaactagtcattaaaatattattatttgtttaatattaaagggtactacaagtttttattaatttgtacaaaagtagcccatataagtggagTGTTTTTATAATTACTAGAGTACCTAAACAATACAAATGGACATTAATTGTAACTTcagtataacaatattatcaatgtaatatttggcactgccaacaaGATTTCTTGTATGTTGGCATTGAGTTGCAAGTATTTTGCTTGGATTCTGGTCAAGTACCATACGAAGTAAGAACATAATATATGGGGGTGAAAAAAGCGGAGGTAATTTGGCATGAAAGTGAGGAAGATACATTAATATATCCAACGAAATCAACTATTACTTATTCTGTCTATGATTACACCAAACTGGTTAATGTCTATGATTACACCAAACTGATTACACCACACTTACAATCTCCGGATAGCAGCGCCATAGCCATCTCTAATaaaaggccgcggcctacgatgttgcaacgtcgcagtgtaggcatggaatctaatacatgattggtgaaaaagatcagctggtattctaggcctacactgcgacgttgcaatatcgtaggccgcggccttgtattagaggtagctatggcagcgctcattttatacgtaGCCATAGCGgtcagccagtctacagatggataTTACTTCCACAccgtttgaatggaagaactcacacactatatttttttttgtactgagaaataatttttgaatagtagcgctcatcgaatttccatcaagctgtttaccatgttgtcaatatttgcagtagcagaagtcttcagggtgatttacagcatttgatttggattttcgtttaataataattatcaaactacaatatatttttaaggatACAATGATATcaaggactgaacattttgtgaagtgaacaagacaacctatttcggactatgtgttaacttttctaaatttgggaaagaaatagcacaagattaccttattttttctctccatatcatgtacttattgtattaatcaataataatgaagaaaatagGCCATAGATtccacagatttatttatttattcaattttctaggTATATGTTTCTGCTCAGTGTAacagaaattcattgaaaagcaggGCGACAGTTGTGGTAGACCTAGTTTAAGCATATGGGCATTGAGAACTTCAAAAggattttttgtcatagtcattcaatctcagctgtccCAAGTATGGAATCaaaccggtaaacagctgtttgcagaacaaataaatatatgattctcattacagcatactctactgtaatgaaaccatttGTTCTCTCTACAGTCGAGTATTTTCcccagttccgaaataggaacagcaaaattGCTAAAAAAAAACCATCTTCAGTGCTCCAGGTGGgagtattatcaaattattggaattatttgtaaactaggttatgtttatagaatgcatgtcgTAAGTTCAgtacaagcaggtaatgttttctatttctcaattattcttctttagattattatgacaaaatatAGAGttcgttacttggacgtgaatgtcctttgcagtgctcgaatgaaagtCTAGTCTCCGCTAACGCCTAaaatagaaacatcattctcgcctgcaaaaggccgcTTCCCGTacatgtgacgtaagataccgTTGAGatttatcaaattgatcaacttacatttttcatttcatgcTCATCCAATCCTTCTGGTAATGTTTTCACTGAGTTCGCTGCAGGAATGCCTGAAgatctgaaaaataatttatctcataaaaatttcaaaaaaaaaaattcacaaTCAATACTTATTTATCAAACCCGAATTCTGATTGAAATTGTACCCATTAATTAGTCATTAATAGCATTTCAGGatttttaaaacactatcaaaccTAATTCAAACAACTGGAAAATTGTCCAACCTATCACCTTACTGTATTTCATAAAACAGATtaaaggccggtttccgagctaaGGATTC
The window above is part of the Nilaparvata lugens isolate BPH unplaced genomic scaffold, ASM1435652v1 scaffold5997, whole genome shotgun sequence genome. Proteins encoded here:
- the LOC120356159 gene encoding collagen alpha-1(IV) chain-like, whose protein sequence is MDEDTVDIFRGVDMFVVSPKWEVIGQRRIVLSGQNGGAHHYGDVDNGTDGRPGLPGCNCTDGRPGLPGGNGTDGRPGLPGGNGTDGRPGLPGGNGGNFFGIGLQFVNGKNLLIESNGGRGGQGTDGARGMRGPAGRDAAEKLKSGLYSQSYKFDRGVETSNMNKCLAPNAVERVFRLYPQSKKQPNKCENVDAGVRVIIEEGDCGGEGGAGGFGGEAGIGGYPGDQKLIQLGDSSEIQMQNQNGRSGTRGKKGKTGERGMDGIGMICVQVTWVGHSRSYMKCESTNTTSPACNSCDNPVESQYTTTGMEKPAPKRSPDFSNYLLHYIVLLESHSNHTIFNQIITSFREAIQRKYSYPLNHLGLLFFEETTQQETFEQSDRFD
- the LOC120348774 gene encoding uncharacterized protein LOC120348774; this encodes MFKLLVQSIFLLLLLGSQRSSGIPAANSVKTLPEGLDEHEMKNGIGVKGSRQHLDCQAESVFIQEQIPLITKTLADGKLVALKQNDLSAADETILVLGKAGAGKTSLIQFLSENPKLQSKKMIWKTSEYIIEDGEKIGTSETESFTLYPELVSYNATINFCDSPGFHDSRSSVHEIVSMDVMRSVTSKFKNVKILLIEEYGSLQYSKSKVNFMDTLRHLTDFLVDIDRYKDHIVLIASKLPFRFRMPDEGDDGSVPELITEEMHIERIMDYLNHTEISIVRKLNQKIGKSERDFYQKVIKLLQSLQTRDKNGKAARISVFRRPHKSGSLMSMPLLNQNKESLTKTIINLNAVQVQKNDFHFTMSNEAKVYLECLLKLTIDDIIHEIIRLFLELNEFVVQKIQNYTSFHQVLTDFESFNNALKQLSDNLDEARNYDVFLEKVNNFISEQRITAHMNSNELVNVLAKYEELILNFVDEMPMSISPSRAWSIAMRQLKESVQDELQWYRTLNNFISGLSSYKIQRNKTEIHSRLFHEGSILTDELMDLFVDVTGATNLNQFH